A stretch of DNA from Arachis hypogaea cultivar Tifrunner chromosome 19, arahy.Tifrunner.gnm2.J5K5, whole genome shotgun sequence:
CCGAACTCGGCTCGGTGGCccgatcatcatacacaattaatattttgtgttattagtaatggatgatggctattcttatatagaatttaaatactgtaaaccttaatattttgtgttattagtcatttataagattataagttaatgttttatgtttaaaatgaatAAGACTTTAGACAaatacataatattgtgttatttgtattgatttaaatatttggtgttagacaatattagtattgattacgGTTACGCTATAATTTtagagaagggttggttcttgttatattttttttaagtaaattttactatgtgaattgtgaaataaatgttggagattaggtgatttttacatgctaaagacccggtttttacccggcCCAAAGATgcgtaggtttcatcgggtctagaatCGGGTTATGATCCAAAAATTAGACCCGATCTATATTTCAGGTCGGATCTGGGTTAAGCCAAACCCGATGTGGCCCGGCCCATGTACACCCCTACCCTATCTCAATAGATTTTACTTTACTTCTTTAGGGGCAATGTGATTAAACCATATCCGATATCTCTGTCTTGCCCCTTTTTTTTCCCATAATGTATTGCAAGTACTAATCATATTATTCATTTTGTCAAAATTACGTAAAAATTATCTAAACACAAATTATAGATTAATCTAAGTTTAATAAAACACTAACATCCATTTGCAACTACTAATCCAAACACGTGCTCATTTTATTAGTTAATGCATTGCCGGCCAACATCACTGTTTTATTCAACAATGACATACTAGTATATATAGATAGGTACAGCTGGACCTCTAGTCAATTATTATTCTAGTGTCCATGGTGTAACGGGTCATGAAATATTTCAGCAGTTTATCTTAAATctaatttaggatttttattgagtaaattaaagttGGTGGATTTTTATTGACCAAGACTTAATGAAAACCCGAGATACTAATTTGAAGTTTGAAATCATTCTTTTACATTTCCAACTTATAACAACTGAATTATCATCTCTATGAAGAAATGATGGTTAAGATCAAGTAGAaggaaatataattaaaattagcgaataattcttactttatattttctgtaatcaaaagaatataattttaagaataataacacACCACATGCAAGCATCACAGCACAAACATTATTGATCAGTTGCTTATCTTGATTGGAAAAACTTTAAGTGGTTGAGCTTTTTGGAGGGTAATTCCAAATTTCTCAGTCATGTCAATATCTTCTAATCTCATTCCATGTTGAAGCTTCCAATCAAAGGAGTTGATCAATGAACCCAACATCAAATACAACATCCTATTAGCCAATTGTAATCCGGGACATATTCTTCTTCCAGCACCAAACGGAACCAGTTCAAAGTTCGTTCCTTTAACATCAATATCCGAACCTATGAACCTCTCCGGAGAAAACAATGTTGGATTGTCCCACAAGCTTGGATCCCTTCCAATGTTCCACACATTAACCATCACTTGAGCATCTTTTGGGATGGTGTAGCCACCAATGTCCACATCAATCTCAGCTTTTCGTGGCAACAAGAATGGAACTGGTGGGTGCAGGCGTAGCGTCTCTTTTATTACTGCTTGTAAGTATGGTAGTTTCGAAATATCTGACTCCTCAACAGGGACACTACCATTGTTGCCAACTATTTCTCCTAATTCCTCTTTAGCCTTTTCCATAACTTGTGGGTTACGAACTAACTCACTCATTGCCCATTCTAAGGTAGATACCGTTGTGTCTGTTCCGGCAACGAATATATCCTATCAAAAACAGTTATTCATTTGGTCAAAatggtaataaaaattaaaaactcagATACAGTCAACTAACTTTATGAGAAGTTGACAGTCGAAAattgttagataataatttagttaaactgcgaaattatttaatgattcttAGCTATAACTTCACGTAAAACTAAActaaggtgaaaattcaggtgcagtcaacttcacatgaagttgatacctgagaatcttagatgatttgattgatttgactaaattttcatctaacaggtatcaactttacatgaagtcgacttcacctgagttttcaccttaaacTAAATGTCCTtaaatttccaaaaaaaataaaatagcacacttacATGGAATAGATGTGCAATGAGTGTTTTATCAATCAACTTGTTGTCCTTGGAAATGGTGAGTAGAGAATCCAACATGTCATTTTTGCTATGAAAACCATTTTCTCTTAGCTTCAATCGTTGGTTAATCAAACGGTCGAAGATATCAAGAACCTTTGTTACGTTCTTAGCCTGCCTTCGGTTAATGCCTTGTGGGTCAATCGTCTTCAACATGGGGAAGAAATCAGCCAAGTTTGGTGTTCCAACAAGGTTTGTGATGTTGGTAACCAGATGCTTGAACTCTCCCGCTGCATCTGTAGAGTCAATCAAATCTATGGAGAAAATGGTGTTAGATAACAGATTTATGGTAGCCTTGAACCCTAGTGTTCCAATATCGACAGCTTCACCGATTTGGCTGCTATGGTGAACATCATTAAGGAGTTGTTGCATTTTGTTACGCCTAACATGTTGGCTATCATCAAGATTCTTGTGGGATAATAGTTGAGTGTTGCATATTTTTCTCATTTCGCGCCAAAGGGGGGAAATGGGAATAAATGCAAAGCTGTAGTTTTCATGGTTGAGAACCGACACGGATTGTGGAATTGGTCGGTTTGACAAGTGGTGGTCATGGGTTAGAAGTATCTCTTTCGCCATTTCGGCGGAAGAGACTACTACTGATGTCTTTTGTCCAAGCTGCAGACTCATTATTGGACCATGAATCTTCGCCAGCTTGGACAAAGACAAGTGAGGCTTTTCCCCCATGTCAAGGAGGTTTCCGATTATCGGAAGCCGGGAGGGTCCCGGAGGAAGCTTGTAGTTAGGCTTTGTGGATTTTGTAAAGAGTAAACAAAGTGCATGAATGGTCACACATGCCAATACAAAGATCATTGTACAACTTACAAAGTCCATTTTTGTGTATAGGATAATTCACAGGAGATGGAACGTTCGTTATTGCTTAGCTTAATTTATAGCTGATGATGATGACTGTTTGGAAAGATGAATTTGTGTGTAGACAAGACTCATTCTACCCGTTGATTTTCAGCCTTTAAACCACTCTACCAAATAAATATTGGTAGCAAAAGTACGACATAAATTGGTGGAAATTCAGATacagttgacttcacgtgaagttgattgtTGAGAGCTGTtggaaattcaggtgcagttgACTTTACGTGAAACCCTAAatccaaatcagtcaaatcatctaacagctctcaattatcaacttcacgtgaagtcgactgtatCTGAGTTTTCACTTATAAATAAATACGTAAAAAGAATATAGCATGAAATTCAATCAAGTCTAAACCAAAAAGATTATAAGAGTTTAGAATgatgttaaattattaatttgacacTACAAATTAAATAACACGTCACTATGTCtgtttgtgtgtgtttttttccTTAAAATTAAACCTGAATGTCTCAAAACAGAGACTGTGTACTGTTTGGATTAAAGAAATTATGCGAAGAATGTCGTCAACCCCCTTGTTCAACTTAATACGaataagatatatttttttaagaataaaatttagttttttttagtcAACCGCTAAGAAAATATAAGTTCGAGGTCTCATCAGAAACGGTCTTTCCCAGCAGGCTAAAGCATAACAATGAAATTCTTTTGTTGAAAAAACGCGCTAATAATAGCTAATTGCCGCTTTATATGAATGTGAGAAGTTGCACGGTTGCACCCTTGACCCTTGTataaagataataatttaaatgtTTATAATATTAaagattatattaaataatttaattaaattatctaataatttttaactatcattACTAATCACCGAAGGAAGCCCTTAGATAAAGATgtcaaaaacgtctttttttaaagatgatttttaaaaatttaaatttaacatatataatcaattaaattgtattatttttattaaaattagactggacaaatcaatttagcaaaaaaattaataaattaaatttttaaaccggtataaattaatattttttataaaaaattactataatattcctattataaaacacaactaaaatattcctatcatatatatataaattttgaaaactttaaattctaaccctACAACGATAGAGAAAAAAAGAGCTaaaatttagaattctcaaaattaatatatataataagagtattttagtcattttatataatagaggtattgtagtcattttttataaaaaataatattaatttagacgaattcaaaatttaattcattatttttcggtcaaattaatttatctaacataattttaacaaaaataacataatttaagtaattatatgtgttaaattttaattattaaaaatatcttaaaaaagacGTTTTCTGCGTCTTTATGGAGCATCCCCATCACCGAATTGTTATGCATAACTCCAAATATGTTGGTCATTAATAACCCAAGTGTTTGCAAGCAAATTCTTCCTTTCACTCTTTCGGTCAATACATTAATTAGTGGTGAGCACGGGTTGACttggtttaaatttaaattggttcgaatttagaataaaattagaatcgaatcaattgaataataataaatttagtttggttcgaatttacattttttttgtatataccCAAACTAAATCAAACCGATTAAAAACGAATTAGTTCGGTTCGAATAATTGAATACccgataaaatataaatttataaaataaaaaaacaaagttTGTATCTTAAAAATTCTATAAGTAcaataaacatataaaattaatagaaataatccaaacatattaaacacTAAAGACATTAAAATTCTAACATATTAAAAAgcatatatttcaaatttttatttttttatttaattaatacataATCAAATCTACGAATTGGTTCAAATTCTGTACTTTTAAAACCGTTATCTAAACCAATTATTAGAAAGAATCATtggtttgattttaattattaaaaagagtCATTACTTTAATTCGGATCGAACCCAATTACCTATTAATTctagaaccaatttaattaattCTATTCGAATTCAGACAGATAATTAAGTACCTGCTATCTGTATTCAACCATAATATTAATGTTCAAAACAAACTTCTTCACAAACGCAACCAAATTCCTGTGTCTTCCGGGTCAATCCAATAACTATATTATAATATTCATTTTTCTAAtcaaattatagtttttttttataattttatcaaaaataatattcatctattaaaattagttatgtatttatatataaatatatataatataatttattttttatatatatttatattcttacATTTATTTTAAACTGACTTTAATAAATaggtaattttaatatatatagtataatcgtaatattattaatattattttctagTCCTTCCCACAATAATTAAATTCTTTATCTCACCGCAATCTCCATCTTCCTGtaactttcatttttttttttttggctccaCAAGAAGTCAGGTAGTCAACGTCATTTATAATCTGCCAAATTCTGTTCAACGATGTTGAAATGTTGCACAAGTCTTTGTAGCTTTGAAGTGTTACACACGTCTTATTAGTCTTTTGTATTAAAACGGGACTGCACACGTCTTATTAAGTTATTAGTTACTTCTGCAAAAATCTATATGCACCAGCCTAGAAGTTCTTTTTTTGTGGAAGAGAGGGAAGATACTAAAATGAACAGGTTTCTGTAGGGTATAGGGTATGGGCTACGAGCCCATGATAAATTTGTTTCTGACTCATCACCTCTATCCAATGTTTGGACTTTAACTTAGGCTTTTATTTGAAGTAAAACTATTTAGCAAGGAAAATTGTAAATTTGGACAaaaccaaaaatgaaaaatacaaaactatGCTTTACAAATTGGGCTCATAACCcataccaaaagaaaaaaagtaatagACTAATAGGCCTAAAGATTGACTCATTTCATTTGAAATATGTATGTACTTCATGAACCCAAACAGGAACTAGAGGTGATGCTAACAGAAAATCTGATGTGGACTTCATAAACCAGATCGCGTCTTGATTCTAAACCTGAAGATCAATCGAAAAGTGAAATTAAACATCATGTCATGAAGGCCATAGGAGCTTGTCTTTTGGTGCTAGAATTCAACGCTTTGAGAGAGAAGATCGATTGGGGTTTGGGCGGGTTGGGTTATAGGTTCGAATAGGGTTTGGGCTTAGCCCTGAaatgtcccaaaaaaaaaaaaagaaatgtgtTGTATTGGTCATGGGAAGAGGATGGAAGTTACATAGTCAGAACAGGATATCATGTGGCTAAAACGGCAGGTCAAGAATTGAACCAAAGAAATTCGTCAACAAGTGAAGATAGAAGGGACCTATGGAAAGAAATATGGAAAATGGATGTCCcaccaaaaataaaaatgctgCTATCGAGAGCAAGTCAGGATGTATTGTCAGTGGATCACAACCTGTATAAGAGGAAGATAATACAAAGCCTAATTTGTCAAGTTTGTTCTAAAGAAGTGGAAACAGTACACACTTTCTTGCTATGCGATTAGGTAAGAGCTACATGGTTTGGGGCTGAATGTCAAAATATTCCAACTAGAGAGACAATCACATCTATTAGGAATTGATtgttgaaaaatataagaaaaattagAGCAGTGAGAGGTGAAGAACAAGAGAAGAGAATCAGCAATTTTGGGTTCTTGATGTGGAAAATATGGAAGACCAGAAACGACAAACTATTTCAACATCTACAAATAAGTCCAATGTGGACAATAAAAAAAGCAAATATTATGAAAAATCTTTACtggaaatcaaaagaaaaacaagCAGGAATGATgcttagagaaaaagaaaacagaacAAACCTGGTAAGATGGAGACCTCCTCCAACTGGATGGCAGAAGGCAAATGTCGATGCTGCATTCAGGAAAGAAAAGAGTTCTGGTGCAATATCTGTGGTAGTCAGGGATAACAGAAAAAGAATTGTGTTAGGCTTCACAGGAAAAATTCAAGCAAATTCAAGCATTGCAGCAGAAGCAACAGCAGTTAGACAAGCCATAATCATAGTTAATAATCTCCAAATGGAAAAGACTCTAATAAAATCTGATAATTTGAAACTCATACAAGCAATTAAATTCAAGGGTTCAATAGAAAAAATTTCAGCAATTTTTCAAGACATTGATATGCTAATGAAGTAATTACCGAAAAAAAGGGTTAACTTGAACTCTCAAAAACAAGAATCTCCTCTCCCATGAAACAGCAGAAGTGGGGACATTACACCATAACTGAAGCACTCAACCACCTGCAGATATCCACAGAATCATCATAAGTGAATTCAATTTGATTAAAATTTGAGGATCAACAAAGAATTAAgctttaataaaaaagaaacaaagtgCCATACAATTGAGGACCAAAACGGTACAGTGAATAGAAGCTTCTCGCAATGGCCATGGCAAAGCACTGCATCTCAGTTTAGAATGGATGATCGCAATCTTTGACGCACCAGATTCAGATGGAGTCCTAGCACAGTTGCACGAGTAGCATATTAAGTGGACATTGAAGGTGGTTGGCTGAGGGTACAATTCCAATTATAAAAGATGAAGGCAAGgtagaaaaataattttctctGGTTTATAGTTCAAAATGCGATAGTGTTAACATGGGAAGGGGTTAGATCttggtgtgtttttttttttccgaatCTTATGGActcaagtccaaaaaaaaaatagaaatgtgCATGGCAAAATTTTGATCTAATAGTCATCGTGTATGCATTGTAATAAGTAtgctcaaattcaaaatttagctAAATCAAATAgtaaatagaatttttaaatattgtGTGTAAGTGTGGTATGAGTGAATTTATAATGTCCAAttcatttgacaaaaaaaaaaaaaaaaccaaacacACTCTTGAATGTATTATgaatacaagaaaaattaaaataaaataattcattaAACAAATCATCGATACAATGAAATCAGCAATGCAACTTGTACACACACAAAAATTAACAGAAAGAAAGA
This window harbors:
- the LOC112779529 gene encoding geraniol 8-hydroxylase-like — translated: MDFVSCTMIFVLACVTIHALCLLFTKSTKPNYKLPPGPSRLPIIGNLLDMGEKPHLSLSKLAKIHGPIMSLQLGQKTSVVVSSAEMAKEILLTHDHHLSNRPIPQSVSVLNHENYSFAFIPISPLWREMRKICNTQLLSHKNLDDSQHVRRNKMQQLLNDVHHSSQIGEAVDIGTLGFKATINLLSNTIFSIDLIDSTDAAGEFKHLVTNITNLVGTPNLADFFPMLKTIDPQGINRRQAKNVTKVLDIFDRLINQRLKLRENGFHSKNDMLDSLLTISKDNKLIDKTLIAHLFHDIFVAGTDTTVSTLEWAMSELVRNPQVMEKAKEELGEIVGNNGSVPVEESDISKLPYLQAVIKETLRLHPPVPFLLPRKAEIDVDIGGYTIPKDAQVMVNVWNIGRDPSLWDNPTLFSPERFIGSDIDVKGTNFELVPFGAGRRICPGLQLANRMLYLMLGSLINSFDWKLQHGMRLEDIDMTEKFGITLQKAQPLKVFPIKISN